One genomic window of Chloroflexota bacterium includes the following:
- a CDS encoding BMP family protein has protein sequence MKHTKWLLATLLILALALSACAAAPSAPAQPAPAGEEAAPTQAAAEEPAEEAMVAPEGMPGIKPVRIALVMPSTTTDLAWSQSMYDSLKELQNSYGEDVFEIVYTENMFNVTDAAAAIRDYADSGYNLILAHGAQYGTSLFEIAPDFPETSFAWGTTTNTGEEEGVTNVFAYEPRAEQGGYVTGVLAAELTEAGVIGLVGPVDAGDAKLHVDGFVAGVRDANPDIRVNVSFTGSFGDTALAAEAANTHVQAGADVLTGSSQQVVGAIGVAKEKGIPWIGIQADQSPVAPEIVVATVLYDWKPTLLEMITSNQSGDYGGRVLQLTLENSGQTMIYADGLPTGAVEAAKAAEKGIIDGSIEIVPEPR, from the coding sequence ATGAAACACACGAAATGGCTGCTGGCCACACTGCTTATCCTGGCGCTGGCGTTGTCCGCCTGTGCCGCTGCACCATCAGCACCCGCCCAGCCGGCGCCGGCTGGCGAAGAGGCCGCTCCAACGCAAGCAGCGGCTGAAGAGCCGGCAGAGGAGGCCATGGTGGCGCCTGAAGGCATGCCCGGGATCAAGCCGGTGCGCATCGCACTGGTCATGCCCAGCACCACCACCGATCTGGCGTGGAGCCAGTCCATGTACGACTCGTTGAAGGAACTACAGAACTCCTATGGCGAGGATGTCTTCGAGATTGTCTATACCGAAAACATGTTCAACGTGACCGACGCGGCCGCTGCCATTCGGGATTACGCCGACAGCGGCTATAATCTGATCCTGGCCCATGGCGCCCAGTACGGCACATCGTTGTTCGAGATTGCACCTGATTTCCCCGAAACCAGCTTTGCCTGGGGCACCACAACCAACACCGGCGAAGAGGAGGGAGTGACCAACGTCTTCGCGTATGAACCCCGGGCCGAGCAAGGTGGCTATGTCACCGGTGTTTTGGCAGCGGAACTTACCGAGGCAGGCGTCATTGGCCTGGTTGGCCCGGTTGACGCCGGCGATGCCAAGCTTCACGTCGATGGTTTCGTGGCCGGCGTGCGCGACGCTAACCCCGATATCAGGGTCAATGTCTCCTTCACAGGTTCTTTCGGCGACACGGCGCTGGCGGCTGAAGCGGCCAATACACACGTCCAGGCGGGAGCAGATGTGTTAACAGGCTCCTCGCAGCAGGTGGTCGGCGCGATTGGTGTTGCCAAGGAAAAGGGCATTCCCTGGATCGGCATCCAGGCGGATCAGAGCCCGGTGGCACCTGAGATCGTTGTGGCAACAGTTCTTTACGACTGGAAACCAACGCTGTTGGAGATGATCACCTCCAATCAGTCTGGCGACTACGGCGGCAGGGTCTTGCAGCTCACGCTGGAGAACAGCGGCCAAACCATGATCTATGCCGATGGCTTGCCCACCGGGGCGGTCGAAGCGGCCAAGGCCGCTGAAAAGGGGATCATCGATGGTTCCATAGAGATCGTGCCGGAACCGAGATAA